A single window of Nyctibius grandis isolate bNycGra1 chromosome Z, bNycGra1.pri, whole genome shotgun sequence DNA harbors:
- the LIPG gene encoding endothelial lipase, with protein MRLVLLLCTGVTCCVAAGGAPPVAEAALLRGGDATTAELLEDREQPAPKPKPQVKFNLRSSPGAEEDGCTLTVGQDECLEDCRFNVTAKTFLIIHGWTMSGMFETWLGSLVSALQEREKDANVVVVDWLPLAHQLYTNAVNNTRIVGKSIAGLLDWLQENPLFQLENVHLIGYSLGAHVAGFAGNHVHGTIGRITGLDPAGPMFEGVDPSKRLSPDDANFVDVLHTYTRETLGVSIGIQMPVGHVDIYPNGGDFQPGCGLSDVLGAIAYGTIGEVVKCEHERSVHLFVDSLVNQDKQSFAFQCTDSSRFKKGICLSCRKNRCSGIGYNARKTRNKRNSKMYLKTRADMPFKVYHYQMKMHVFSYKSLGEADPTFSVTLHGTNGDSEPLSLEMLDLIGLNATNTFLVYTEEDMGELLKIKLTWEGTSQSWYDLWKELKSYWYRPAKSSQELHIRRIRVKSGETQQRFAFCVEDSQLTSISPGKELWFVKCADEWRKRVLSLTNLESKCLLGLAKPCGSRALHNLLGQQSSAQKHELVVPGLAETSKPCYTQ; from the exons ATGAGGCTGGTCCTCCTGCTCTGCACCGGCGTGACCTGCTGcgtggcggcgggcggcgctCCGCCGGTGGCGGAGGCTGCGCTGCTGCGGGGAGGAG ATGCCACCACCGcggagctgctggaggacagggagcagCCCGCGCCCAAGCCCAAGCCCCAGGTGAAGTTCAACCTCCGCTCCTCGCCCGGCGCCGAAGAAGACGGTTGCACGCTCACCGTGGGCCAGGACGAGTGTCTGGAGGATTGCAGGTTCAACGTGACAGCTAAGACCTTCCTCATCATTCATGGCTGGACA ATGAGTGGCATGTTCGAAACCTGGCTGGGCAGCTTGGTGTCTGCTCttcaggagagggagaaggatgcCAACGTGGTCGTGGTGGATTGGCTTCCTCTTGCCCACCAGCTCTATACCAACGCTGTGAACAACACGCGGATCGTTGGGAAAAGCATAGCGGGGCTGCTTGACTGGTTACAG gAGAACCCGCTCTTCCAGCTTGAGAACGTCCACCTGATCGGGTACAGCCTGGGCGCCCACGTTGCTGGCTTTGCTGGTAACCACGTCCATGGGACAATAGGCAGAATTACAG GCTTGGATCCGGCCGGCCCCATGTTTGAAGGAGTGGACCCTAGCAAGCGCCTCTCCCCCGATGATGCTAACTTTGTGGATGTCCTTCACACCTACACAAGGGAAACACTAGGAGTTAGCATTGGGATCCAGATGCCTGTAGGCCATGTTGACATCTACCCCAATGGAGGAGACTTCCAGCCTGGCTGTGGATTAAGTGATGTCTTGGGAGCAATTGCCTATGGGA CAATTGGTGAAGTTGTTAAATGTGAACACGAGCGGTCTGTGCACCTCTTTGTGGACTCCCTCGTGAACCAAGACAAACAAAGCTTCGCGTTTCAATGTACTGATTCCAGCCGCTTCAAGAAGGGCATCTGCCTGAGCTGCCGCAAGAACCGCTGCAGCGGCATTGGCTACAACGCCAGGAAAACACGgaacaaaagaaacagcaagatGTACTTAAAAACGAGAGCCGACATGCCATTCAAAG TCTACCATTACCAGATGAAAATGCATGTCTTCAGCTACAAGAGCTTGGGAGAGGCTGATCCTACTTTCTCCGTCACCCTTCACGGCACCAACGGAGACTCTGAACCTCTGTCTTTAGAAAT GCTTGATCTAATTGGCCTAAATGCTACTAACACCTTCCTGGTCTATACTGAAGAGGACATGggtgaacttttaaaaataaagctcacCTGGGAAGGAACGTCTCAGTCATGGTATGACCTATGGAAAGAGCTGAAGAGCTACTGGTATCGGCCTGCAAAGTCTTCCCAGGAGCTGCATATCAGACGTATACGTGTGAAATCTGGGGAAACACAACAGAG GTTTGCTTTCTGCGTGGAGGATTCCCAGCTAACCAGTATATCTCCTGGTAAAGAGCTCTGGTTTGTGAAGTGCGCAGATGAATGGCGAAAaag AGTTTTGTCACTTACTAATCTGGAGTCAAAGTGCTTGTTAGGGCTAGCAAAGCCCTGTGGAAGTCGTGCTTTGCACAACCTTCTtgggcagcagagctcagctcagAAACACGAGCTGGTAGTTCCAGGTTTGGCAGAAACTAGCAAGCCGTGCTACACGCAGTAG